ATTGATTTTTAAGGGGTTGTCGTACTAGAGGAAGCTAGGGGAAACGTACTCCCACGGACTCTTAATCCGTAGGTTCGGGGTTCGATTCCCCGGCGGCCTACCAAAAAATGTTTGGAAGGATCGGCGGCTCGCGCGGCTTCCGATCCTTCTTTTTTGAGGCGTCATTTTCCGCCGAATTGTCTGCCGGGCCGTCCCTGTGTATTTTAAGGTCCGCGAATCATTCTTTTTTTCGTCCGGAGATGAGGGCATCCGGTGCGGCAGATGTCTTTTCCCGCGAATGTTTTCAACATCTGGGAAGGGAATCCATGATCAATCCGAAGATGCGGTACGAAAAAAAGAAGGTGGAAGTTCTCGGCAAGAAGATGGCCTATGTGGATGTGGGCGCGGGCGACCCCATCGTCTTCTTTCACGGGAACATCACGTCCTCCTTCATGTGGCGGAACATCATCCCCCACGTAGAGGGCATGGCGCGCTGCATCGCGATCGACAACATCGGCCAGGGCGATTCGGACAAGCTCGCGGGATCGATGTACCGCCTCGCCGACCATCAGCCCTACACCAACGGCCTCCTCGAGGCGCTCGGGCTCAAGGAAAACGTCACCATCATGATGCACGACTGGGGCGCCCAGCTCGGCCTCACCTGGGCGAACGCTAACCGCGGCGCGATCAAGGGCATTGCCTACATGCAGGGAGTGATGGGGAACTTCGAGTGGAGCCAGTGGCCCGAGGATGTGCAGAAGCTCTTCCGGCGTTTCCGCTCGGAAGAGGGGGAGGAGCTGGTCCTCCAGCAGAACTTTTTCGTCGAAAAAATCCTGCCCGCCATGGTGCTTCGCGAGATCACCGAGGAGGAGCACAACGAATACCGAAGGCCCTACCGCACCCCCGGGGAGGACCGCCGGCCGACGCTCACCTGGCCGCGGGAGATTCCCATCGAGGGCTATCCCGCCGACACGCTCGAAGTCATCGAGCGGAACAACGCCTGGATGCGCGAGAATGATCTGCCCAAGCTTTTCATCAACGCAGAGCCGGGCGCCGTTCTCGTCGGGAAGCACCGCGAGATGGTCCGCCGGTTCCCGAACCAGACCGAGGTCACCGTCAGCGGGCTGCACTACATCCATGAGGATTCCCCGGATGCGATCGGAAAAGCGCTGGCGCAATGGTACAAGGGCCTGGCCTAGTCCGATGAAAACGCGGGAGCGTTCTTCGCCAGCGTGCCCCCCGCCGCGGGGGGCCTTCCGGCGTTGATCTCCCCCGCCATCCTTTTCGCGATCCTCTCCATGCTTCTCATGGGGCTGGTGGATTTCCTCTATGGCCGGGTCGCCCGGCAGAACATCTCCATCGCCACGGTGTGGTGCTGCCAGGCATTGGT
The sequence above is drawn from the bacterium genome and encodes:
- a CDS encoding haloalkane dehalogenase, whose translation is MINPKMRYEKKKVEVLGKKMAYVDVGAGDPIVFFHGNITSSFMWRNIIPHVEGMARCIAIDNIGQGDSDKLAGSMYRLADHQPYTNGLLEALGLKENVTIMMHDWGAQLGLTWANANRGAIKGIAYMQGVMGNFEWSQWPEDVQKLFRRFRSEEGEELVLQQNFFVEKILPAMVLREITEEEHNEYRRPYRTPGEDRRPTLTWPREIPIEGYPADTLEVIERNNAWMRENDLPKLFINAEPGAVLVGKHREMVRRFPNQTEVTVSGLHYIHEDSPDAIGKALAQWYKGLA